TAGGGTTTTTCTAGAGGTGATGGAGGATGAGGGTGGAGAGAACCCTAGCCATCatatcccttaaatagggcttaaGGCTCGAGACCTAGGGTTTTGAACCCAAACCGCCACCACGTCATGGCCAAGACTAACCGCATCGCCACTTAAGTGACGTGGCAGCGCCACAATGGTACTAAAGTGAAATATTGATGTCACAGAACAATCCTTGAAAGTTGGATGTACATCTACATGTCCtgttgttggatatggttcagtCAGAATCCGTATGTTTGATAGAGTTATATGAACAAGATGGGATGTTAGATATGTTCCTGAGCTCAGAAGAAACTTGTTATCTCTTAGTTCCTTTGATAAAAAAAGGATATAAGTTTGCTAGTAAACGTGGAGTTCTCTGGGTATTTAAGGATGGTTATAACAAACTAAGAGCCAAGCGAAAAACATCAGACCTTTATTTTCTTGACTCACAAACAATTTCAAGTGATGTTATTGTTATTTCTAAGTTACTTTATGATCCTAATTAGTGTTGTCTTTGGCACCTTCAACTCTGCCATATGAGTTTTCAAGGCATGTCTGAATTGAGTCGAAGATGATTACTTGGTAAACAAAAGGTTGTTGATTTAGAGTTCTATGAAGGCTATGTATATGACAAGGGAAAACTAGTAATATTTATGAGTGGCATTTATAAAATGAATTGACCACTTGACTATGTTCATTCAAATTTGTGGGAACCGTCTCGAAAGGTGGAGCTATTTATATGCTCACTATCATTGATGATTTCTTTAGGAAGGTGTGATATTTCTTCTTAAAACATAAGGGATACGTTTTCTCTActttcaaaattttgaaaagtacAAGTTGAAAAGCAATCAAGATTTGTGGTAAAGTATCTTCGCACGAATAATGAACTTGAGTTCTGCTTGGAAGAGTTTAATGcctattgccaaaaggaaggCATCACTTGACATCGCACGATAGTCTATatgcctcaacaaaatggtgtaactGAAAGGATAAATCGCAACATTATGGAGCACGTTCGTTGTATGTTTTCTAATTTCAAAATGCCAAAGTCCTTTTGGGTGGAAGCGGAAGCTGCTTCTACTACGGGCGTGTTCGGCACAGAGCATTTGggagcgtttgagagcttctagcttctagcATTTGATAAAACGCTTTGTTTTGAACAGAAAGCCTTGTTTGACACTATAAGCTTCTAGcgtttaatttaaacaaaacactttaaatccaaatgctactttatgtagcgtttaacaaaacgctacaagtTACCCGCTACTAGCTAATTTTACCGAACACGCCCTGCTTGTTATGTTATCAACCGATCACATGTTTATTATGAACAAATTAACTCTCCATAACAACAAAAATAGGATCACATGTTTATTATGAACAAATTAACTCTCGATAACAACAATAATAGATTATTAGATTATTATGAACAAAAAAGCAATATTATGGGTGTGTTCGGCACGGAGCGTTTGAGGGCTTCTAGATTCTAGTttttgacaaaacgctccgttTTGAACAAAAAACCTTGTTCGACACTACAAGattctagcgtttagtttaaacaaaacactCTAAATCCAAATGCtatttcatgtagcgtttaacaaaacgctactcgCTACAAGCTATCTAGaacgtgtttggcaaaagtagttgTTAGCTGGAAGCGGTTAGCGGGTAGCTGATAGCGGAAAGTTAtagtttttatttgttatatgaatgtttgacaaaagtagctagaagcttttgaaatatataaaattacataagaggacagttgattaaaaataaataaatatataaatatatttttaagggtaattatagAATTTGATTTCTAAAGCtcagtagcgttttgttaaatgcTACATGAAGTAACTTATAGATTTTgaacgttttgtttaaactaaaagctaaacgttCAAACTACCAAAcgaaactttttgtttaaactagagcgttttgttaaaagctaAAGGATCCCAAACACTTTTAAAAGCTCCGTCCCAAACACCCAAATTTTGCCGAACACGTCCTATGTGTTTCTAATGAgatgattttgaaaaaaaagtcAAGTTTACTTTAGAATAGGAAAAGTggtatatataaatttataatttcatCAATTGTATATTCGTATTCATGCTAATCTATATTTTTCACTCAAAGAAATTATatattccgttttttttttaataataacataCTTTAAATTTCATccattattattagttttatatcaATTCATCATCAATTTGGTGTTCAAGTTAATTTAAATATCTCGTCTAGTCGTCTTCATAAATATGGacaaaaaacttgatgtgtgtttttatataatataaaaacataaactgcatataatgaatattaatctAGTGGACTAAACCCACACTAGATTAATCTAGTGGACTAAACCCACACTAAATTGAATCTCACaaaccaatcaaaataaaaacCAACAATTTTCTATATATTTCTGTTACACAGCTATCAGAGTATCTGAATCACTATGTtcactaaaaaaaatttaaaaaaatgttttttttaacaataaaatcaaatcaaataattcGAGTATCCAAGAAAACTACTACTAATTGAAAAATCCAACGATTGAGATTGATGATGCTCATCATTATGCTCGTACAAATCGTACGGCTTCCACAAATGATCCAACGGACACGGTCTCTTCTCATCGTGCCTCACCCATGGCTTCCCTTTTCCACTCCAATGTAACAAACTCACCGGACCTGAATGTAATGACCGGCAGCTGCCCTTCACATTATCCCCTCCGAGCCCATGTTGATTCCACCGGTGATCAATCGGCTCAATGTTTCCGGCGAACACTAACAGAAACGGCGGCAGCGAACCCAGCTCATAAATCCTTCGTTTCCTCTGGATTTCCATCCAGTTCTCGATTTTCCGGCGATAGTTTCCTTTTCGCCATTTTCGCATATCCATCACCATTACGCCGGTGTTGAAGTAACACGGCTTTTTCGACCCGAATGTGCGTGACAGAACCGGGTCGGACCAGAAGTTGTCGGTGAAATAGTTTGTGAAGTTTGCGTGACAATACTCCGGAGCTCCGATGACTCGGTTGCTTCGTAGAGTAATGTTCCATAGCTTCTGGATGTCGTCGACTAAAACGACGTCGGTGTCGAGGTAGATGACCCGGTTTACATTCGGGTCAAGTATATCCCCTAAATAGTTTCGGGCGTAGTTCAACGGGTTCTCGAGGGCCACACGGATCGACGACGAAATCAGATTTATGACGGAGTCTTCCCGGAAAATGTAAACCTTAAAGTTGAGTGACGGGAACGTGTTTCTAACCAGTCGGGTTAAGACACGTGGACTCGCCGGATCGAACTCGGCGGCGATGAAATGGAAAAACACGTTTTCCGGGCAGGAAGCGTGGCGGAGGACGGAGTGTACGGCGGCGATTGATCCACGGAGATACTCGGAGTCGAGTGTCATAGCGACGTGAATGGTGTAGGGACGGCAATCTTCACCGTTGCGATACTCCGGCGCCTCCATGTACCCGTACAAATCATCGGAGATGATTTCGCCGTTCGTCGGAAACGAACGAATCCCGAGGCAGGTGAATGGGAAAGATAGAAACAGATTGAACAGTAGAACAACCACAACCGAATCAATCAACGATCGATGGCAAAACCGAAAATCAACCATCTCCGGTAATGCCTTTAAAGATTGGTTTTCTTGAATCGTTAGTAAATCATCTCCGGCGAGATGTTGATGAAGAAGAACGGAAAAAATTAGTCAAACACACACAGTCAAACAcccagtgtgtgtgtgtgtgtttatatggTATACAGAGAgaggtatatatatacatacaatgGACTATGGAGGGTATATGATGTATATAGCTCACTCTGCTTTCTCTCTCTGGGTTTTTCGGGGTGGGGAGAACCGCCGTGGCAAGAAAAGATGATACGGTGGGAGCTTGTTGAGATCACGCGATTTGGGGGCGCGTGAGTATTAATCGAAAGTTGGGGTGTGGGTTACGCGCTAGTTTACTTGTTTGGTGGGCATGTTAAGTAAATAAAAGCATTACTATTATGAAAATTATAGTTGGTAGTTTTATACTTTTATACGCTTTTGCTAAAATATTACTTGACAAAGTAGCATATCGTATCATTATTGGTTTTATCCTTTTCATTGCGAAGCTTAAAATTTATTGCATTTTTTATAACAGCTAACACACTTTTTCAATCCTATTtttaaattatatgtttatataataTGAAAATTGAATCTTCAATCCTTTATAGTTAAAAATATATGAGAAATCTTAATAATTTAATGTGAATTTGAAGAGAATAACTAAAAATTGTTGATTTTGGCAAAAATAACCATTAAATCCGGAATAAGCATTCCAGACTTAGGGAAATATTTTTTCCTGACAAAAAAAGTACATCTTGAACTGACGTTCTAGAATCCTTGACCAACTTCCAGATTCCAAACTGAATTTCGAAGTTCGAAAAAAAAAACTCCAAATTTTAAAAAACTAAGGTCGAAATCCGATGAACAGTTCCAGAATTtcgagaaaaaaaatattttatttaaattctaACAATAAGTTAAACAAAGTAAATGTGAACTATATCCGATATTAAGATATAAAATCGAATATTTGATTGAAAAATGTTGACATTAAACactttgaaataaatattttgaaCATAAATACAAagatttatttggaaaaaaaaacacaaaaaagaaATCTAAAATTCGAAGATCATATCTAAAATTGGACATTCAAaaataaatgatcattttacaaaaactagaaaaataGTAGCTATTCATGAAAAAATTCACTTATAATTGTGAGTTACTCAATTTCCCATGATACTAATGGATCAAAGGCCCTACCATCTTAAATATTTTATCAATAAACACAATTTAAAAGGCCAAAGAAAAgggaaaaatataatatataacaaATAAGGGTTAATGATATTATAGAAACAGATTGAATCAAGCACACGTTAAAAGTGTGTGACCTTGTATATTATAACTAATCAATGTTacaacatattttcttataaTCATGGAGAGATAGAGATATAAACAAATACATACTAATAAATACAAGATCATTATCTAATACAAGATCATTATCTAATATCCCCCTTCAAGCTTATCGGTGGTGGACCAATATGAAGCATGGTGCGAAAATGTTCAAATTGAGCATACGGAAGACTTTTAGTGAATATGCCAGCCACTTGAAGCTTGGTTGGAATAAACTTGGTATATAACTTGCCAGATGCTACAAGTTCTCAAATAAAATGATAATCAAGATCAAGATATTTTGCAAGTTTATGAGAGATcggattttgattcatgaaaagaGCACTCTTATTATCACAAAGCAAAGTAGGTCTATCCGGAAGTAG
The genomic region above belongs to Lactuca sativa cultivar Salinas chromosome 4, Lsat_Salinas_v11, whole genome shotgun sequence and contains:
- the LOC111880016 gene encoding probable galacturonosyltransferase-like 9; protein product: MVDFRFCHRSLIDSVVVVLLFNLFLSFPFTCLGIRSFPTNGEIISDDLYGYMEAPEYRNGEDCRPYTIHVAMTLDSEYLRGSIAAVHSVLRHASCPENVFFHFIAAEFDPASPRVLTRLVRNTFPSLNFKVYIFREDSVINLISSSIRVALENPLNYARNYLGDILDPNVNRVIYLDTDVVLVDDIQKLWNITLRSNRVIGAPEYCHANFTNYFTDNFWSDPVLSRTFGSKKPCYFNTGVMVMDMRKWRKGNYRRKIENWMEIQRKRRIYELGSLPPFLLVFAGNIEPIDHRWNQHGLGGDNVKGSCRSLHSGPVSLLHWSGKGKPWVRHDEKRPCPLDHLWKPYDLYEHNDEHHQSQSLDFSISSSFLGYSNYLI